The stretch of DNA CGCGACCGGCCGGATGCTTCAGGAACGCGGTGCCACCGGTGTGGCCCGGGGTGTGCCAGGAATACTCGTGGACCTGGTTGAAGTTGTATAGCGCGCTGACCAGCGGCCCGAACAGGCCGCCGACGTACTTGCCCACCGCCGCCATCACGCGACCGCAGACGAAGGTGGACGTGTCCTGCAGCAGCCAGACCAGTTCGTCGATCGCCTGCACCAGCTCGATGGTCAGCGACTTGGCCTTGTCGCGCTCGGTCAGCAGGAAGATCGGCACGAACTCGTTGCGGGCGCGGATCGTCGTGATCAGGTCGATGGCGGCGGCATTGCCGCGCTCCTTGCCTTCCTCGTCGGGCAGCGACCAGTCGATCAGCATCGCCTGGATCGAGGCGTCGGAGATGATCGTCGCGCGCGCGTCCTCGACGTGCGTGGCGGTCACGGTCTCGACGTTGCGGTCGTGGAACTCGTCGACCAGCATCTTGCAGGCCCGTCCACCGGCGGTGTCGGTACCGATCTTCGGGTGAACGATGAGGACGCGGAACTTCTGACGCTGGGCGCGACGCTGAAGCATGGCAATGACTCCTGGCTCACGGATAGGACGCGACCTGCCCGCGTCCGGCGAATGTCGGTGGTCCTTCTCGCGCCGTCAGGTCAGGTATGCGCGCCCCTCATCAGGGGTTGAGGTCGTAGCGGAGCGTTACCTGCAGGCGTTGTGCTTCGCCGTCGTTGTCGTTGAGGTCGGTGTTCTTGCCCCACAGGTATTCGGCGCCGAGCATGGCCCGTTCGGAGAACTGCCAGGCCAGGTTGAGCGATGCAAAGCGCGTGCTCTTGGGCAGGCTCGGATCGATCAGCATGTCCTCGTCCGGATCGATCCGCAGGTAGCCATAGGACGCGCTCGAACTGACGTTGTCGGACCAGCCATGGGTGTAGCCCAGGCCCCAGCCACCGGCATCGATGGCCTTCAGGTCGGTATTGGCGTTGAATGCGGCATCCAGCCCGAACCCGGAGATGTCCTGCAGGAAGTTGGCGTAGCCGGAGCCGTAGCTGGCCCAGGCCTGGACGCTGTCGTTATCGAACAGGCCGGCGGCAAAGCTCAGTTGGGTTGCGTAGGCATCGGTGTTGCGGTGCTCGTCACCGATCGCGCTCTGCACGCCCAGGTCGCGGAACAGGTTGGCCCACTGGATGTGCCAGTCCGGAGTTTCCCAGCGCAGGCCGAGAGTCAGGTCGGGAATGCGCGAGTAGGTTTCGAAATCACCGATCTGGGCGATGTCGGCGTTCGGCTTCTCAACCGACATCGGCACGGTCAGCTTGCCTTCGCCCGCGCGGTACACGATCGGCGAGTAGCGCACCTGCGGCGTGTACTTGAAGGTGAAGGAGTTCGGACCCTCGTAATCGAGGGTGTTCGGGAAAGCGTCGATGTCGGTGAACGCGGACAGGTAGTAGCCGGCGATCAGCGAGTAGTCCTTCGCTTCCAGCTCGCCGTACAGATACTGCATGTTGTACGGCATGTCGCCGCTGCCACTGCCGAAGAAGTTGTTCTTGTAGACCACCTTCAACAGGCCGTAGTCGGTCTGGCGGCGGAAATCGAGGCGGAACACGCTCTGCTTGGCGCTGAGGTTGCTGCGCGAGTCCGAATCGTGGAACGGCTGTCCCTGCACCGGTATGGACGAAGGCACGAACAGATCCTTGGCGCCCATGAACTTGTTGTCGAACATCATGTCGAACTGCGCGACGACGTCGATCTTGATCAGGTTGCCGGTGTCGCCGAGCTGGACATAGCCCTCGGGCAGCGGTTCTGCCGTTGCCGGCAATGCCGACGGCGGCCGATGGATGCGTGACTCTTCAGGCGTTGGCCCGGTGGCCGAGGCGACCAGCGGTGCCGACGGAGCGGCCGGAGTAGGAGCCGGCGCTGCACTGGCCTGCGCCGCCTCCTTCGATTCCAGTTCGTCCAGGCGCTGCTGCATCCTCTGCATCATCTGCTGCTGTTGTTGCAGCTGCTGGCGCATTTGCGAGAGTTCGGCCTTCAGTTGCTCGGCCGAGGCGGTTGACTGGGCTTGCGCAGGCAGCGAGGAGAATGCAGCACAGGCTGCGACTGCTACGGCCAGCGAGGAAGCTGCGAAATCATGTCGCATGATCCTTTCCCTCCCACTGTGGGTCGCGTGATTGACAGCGCGAGCACCAACGTTAATGCGGCCTAACGTGAAGCGACCGTGATGCTCCGACAGGCGGCCCTGCACGCTGATTTCACATTTGATGACAATCCGTCACATCCAGGCGGCTTACATCCAGGAGCGGTCGCCGGTGAACTCGATGGTCAGCCAGAACTGCGGACGGTCGGCACCCAGGCGCGCGGCGATGTCCCGGCGGATCGCGTCGACGCGCGCAATCGGCCCGATCTGGTGGTCGGCCGGCACCAGGATCAGGATCTCGACGAACCTGCCCCGCCCCACCTTCGCCACGTGGCTGGAGTACTCGAGGAAGCCGTGCTCGGCGACGACCGCGTCCATGACCTGCTTGACCTCGCGATCGAGGTCGCCGGGCGCGACCTGCAGGACTTCGCGGATCGCGCGCCAGGTCGATCGCATCGGCACGGCCAGCATCGCCAGCGCGATGCAAAGCAGGATCGCCGGGTCGATGTACGGCACCCAGGCTTCATGGCCACTGCGCTTCATCGACACCGCGACGCCGAACCCCAGCAACAGGGCCAGGCTGAGCGAGCCGCTTACAAGCCATGCGCGCGCATCGAGCGCCAGCAGGTTCGACCCGAGCCGGCGCGCGTGCCCGCGCATGTAAGCCGACATGCCCATGCCGACGATGCACAGCACGCCTGCCCAGATCGCACCCAGGCCGTACGAAACCTCGTTGCCGCCGGAGGTCAGGCCGATGATCGCGGTGAAGGCCGCATAGAGGCACGACAACGCCAGCGTGGCACCGCCGAACGCCTCGACCATCGGCTCCAGGTGCCAGTAACCGAACTGGAAACGGCGACTGCCCTCGAAGGCCACCAGCCGCGACACGCTCAGCGATGCCACCGTCAGCACCACGTCGACCAGGCTGTACATGCCATCGAAGATGATCGCGTCGGAATTGACCAGCAGGCCGCTGGCGATGCCGACGACGCCGACGACAATGGTGATCGCGATGGAAAGCTTGAGGAGGCGCTGCTCGGGGCGGGTGTCCATCGAATCTCCGTGGTGGAGCGGAGTCGGATCGTGGCAAGTGCCCGGATTGTGTTGCACCCGGCCGTGACGCCAGTGTCGGTGCCGCGGATGTCCGCTATTCGCCCGCGGAGCGGACCACGAACTCGCCGAGCAGCTTGCCACCGTCCTTCAGGGCGAACTCGACCGCGACCTTGCTGCCCGGCTTCAGCGTCGCGCCCGGCTGCATCAGCATCAGGTGCATACCACCGGGCTTGAGCACGGCGGACTCACCCGCGCCGATACGCAACTCCGGCAGCGCGCGCATGCGGCTGACACCGTCGACCACGCGGGTCTCGTGCAGCGACACGTCGCCGAAGGCGACGCTGCTGACGGCGACGATCGTCATCGGCTTGGCGCACGGATTCTCGATGCGACCGAAGCCGGCCATCATCGGCATCGCCATCGGCGGCATGCGTACCCAGCCATCGCGCACGACCGGCGTGCACTCGGCTGCAAAGGCAGACGAGGAAGACAAGGCGGCGAGCAGGGCCAGTAACCCCAGGCGGAGGCGTGATGCGTTCATGGGCCTATGATACTTCCCACATGCTGAAGGAGTCGCCGATGAAGCATCCGCTCTCGCTGCTTGCCCCTGCTTGCTTACTTGCCGCTTGCTCCCTTGCCGCCTGCTCGGGGTCCAAGGCACCGGCGGACACGGGTGGCGCCCCCGCCGCGACACAGGGAGCCACCAGGCAAGGCGCCGACAGCGGCGTGGCCACGGCGACCCGGCTGACGGTCTACAGCGGCGGCTACGACCAGCTGGCCCACAGTGGTGTCCCGCAGGCCGGCATGCCCGGGTACGCCCTCGTCGACCGCAAGCTGCAGCGCACGCTCAAGCAAGGCGAGAACGCGATAACGGCCGACGACGTTCCGCCGTCGATGGACGTGGAGGCAGCGTCGCTGCGACCACTGACGGATGGCATCGGCATCGCCGGCCAGCGTTATGTCGCCGCGCTGTCGGGTACCGACGACGTACTCGCGCAGGCCATCGGCAACAAGGTCACCGTCGAACACACCGCCGGTGGTTCCAGGCAGACCGATAGCGGCACACTGCTGTCTGCCGGTGACGGCCTGACGCTCGCGCTGGACGATGGCAGCATCAAGGTGATCCGCAACTACGACAGCTTCAGCCTCGTCGACGGTCAAGCACGGCTGCCGCGCCACGCCGCGCTGCAATGGACGGTGACCGCGCCCCAGGCTGGAGACGCCGACTTCCAGCTGACGTATCCGATGGGCGGGATGGCCTGGCGCGCCGAGTACCTGGCGAGGCTTGCCAAGGGTGACGCCTGCCAGCTCGCGCTCGATGGCGCGGCGCTGATCGCCAATCGTTCCGGCGTGACGTTCGATGACGCCGCAGTAAGCCTGGTCGCAGGCGAACCGAATGTAGAGCGGATCCAGGTCACCGGCAGTCGAGTGACGATGGACCGCATGGAGATGGCGGCACCGGCACCGGCACCACCACCGGAACCGACCGTGCGCGAGTCCGGCGAGTACCACGCCTACGATCTTCCCGGCCGGGTGCGTCTGGCCCATGGCAGCAATGAACGCGTGCCGCTGTTCGCACCACGGCCGTCGATCGCGTGTGAGCGTGCGTATGTGGTCGAGGCAGACGGCGGCGGTTGGGTACCACCGCAACCCGTGATCGAACCTTCCTTCCGTGGCGCGACCGGCGTGCTGCCTGTGACGACGACGGTCTCCATCAAAAACTCCAGGGAAGCCGGTCTCGGCCAACCGCTGCCGGCAGGCCGCGTGCGTGCCTTCGTCGATGGCGACTTCCTCGGCGAATCCATGCTGCCGCATACGGCTACCGGCGAAGAAATCCGCCTCCAGCTCGGCAAAGCCTTCGACCTGCGTGCCAAGCGCGAGCCCAGGGACTTCCGCCTCGACCGCGCCGGCCGCACCATCACCGAGACGATTGAACTGACCTTGACCAACGGCAAGAAGACCGCGGCTACCATTCGAGTGATCGAGCCGCTGCCGCGCTGGAGCGATTGGGAGCTGGTCGCCAGCAGCGTGCCGGGCAACAAGAAGGACGCCCAGCACGCGCAATTCGAAGTCCCGGTTCCGGCCGAGGGTGAGGCCACGCTCACCTACACCGTGCGCTACCGCTGGAACAAGGACGTCACGCCATGAGACCTTGCATCATCAGACCTTGCCACCAGGCAACCATTCAATGAGTCCCACGCCATGAGCATGATCCAGACCCATTCCGCCGACGGCATCGTCGAGATCCAGCTGGCGCGCGCGCCGGTCAACGCGCTCAACCCGGAACTGTGCAATCAGCTCACTGCCGCGATCGGCAAGGCCGTCGCCGACGGCGCGCAGGGCCTGATCCTCAGCGGCAGCCCCAAAGTGTTCTCGGCCGGCCTCGACGTGCCCTACCTGGTCTCGCTGGGCAACGATCGCGATGCGCTGATGGCGGCCTGGGAATCGTTCTTCCTGGCTGCACGGACCCTGGCCGAATGCCCGGTGCCGGTGGTGGCCGCGATCGGTGGCCATGCGCCGGCCGGTGGTTGCGTGCTGGCACTGTGCTGCGACTACCGCGTGATGGCGCGCAGCGAAGACCCGGCCAAGCCGTTCCGTATCGGACTCAATGAAACCCAGGTCGGGCTGGTCGTACCGGTCGGCATCCTGCGCCTGATGCAGCGCGTGGTCGGCATCTACCAGGCCGAGCGCCTGGTCGTGGCCGGCGAGATGGTCGCAGCCGATCGCGCCGAGCGCCTTGGCCTGGTCGACGAACTGGTCGACATCGATGAGGTGGTTACGCGTTCGCGCGAGTGGCTCGGATCGCTGCTGGCGCTGCCGCAGCGGGTGATGCGCCAGACCCGCGCCATCGCCCGCGCCGACGTGGTCGCCGCGCTGCAACCGGAACAGATCCAGTTGCCGCGCTTCATCGATGCCTGGAGCGACCCGGCCACGCAGGCAGCGCTGCAGGCGCTGGTGGCGCGCCTGGGCAAGTAACCCGGCGAAGGTGGCGGCCCAGCGCCGCCACCCTCGAAACACTCACAACAGCCAGATCTCGACACGCTCGTTGCGCAGGCGCGCGCGTGAATCCGCCGGCGCCTTCAACGGCACCTGCGCTCCCATGCCACGTGCATGCAGCACCGGCAGGCCCAGCGCCATCAACTCGTGCGCGACCAGGTCGGCGCGGTCGTTGCTCATCATCATCGTGGCCGCCACCGACGTGCTGGTGCCGACATCGGCGAAACCCACGACCAGCAACTGCCGCCCCTGGTTCACCGGCAGTTTCATGAAGGCAGCCAGTCGCTCGATGTCGCGCACCGAGCGGCTGTCGTACACGCTGCTGGCCACGCCACTGTCGTTGTTGCCGGTGAAGTTGAAGCGCAGGCTGAGCGGAAGGCGCATAGCATTGCCGATCAGCGCCTTGTATTCGGCCGGACCGAACAGCGACGGCGGCTTGTAGCCCGGACGCAACGTCACGCCCAGATGGCCTGCCGAGGCGACGGCGTCCTGGCCGTGCTGGCCCATCGCATACAGCGCGAAGCTGCGGCTCAGTGCGCCCATCATCTGACTGCCGTACATGTACAGGCGACGCGTCAGCGGATAGTCCTCGCTGAGCACGTTCAAGCGCGTGGGTGCGACGGCACGGCCGCCTTCGGCGATGGCCAGCGGCTTGACGCCGGCGCCCCAGCGCTGGCGCAGCGTGATGAAGCCGATCGCCTGCGGGTCGGCCGCCACCGCGTCCAGCAGCGCCGGTCCGTCGGGATGCTCGCGGCTCATGCCGTAGGCGCTGCCCGCCATCACCTGCTCATCGACGAGGTCACGGGCAGAGTTCGCGCCCGTCACCATCTGCAGGCGCACCGGGCCCGGTCGCCCACCGACTTCGCGCCAGTCGCGGATCTGTCCGGAGAACAATCGACGCAGCTGTGCGATGTCCAGGCGCCTGACCGGATTGTCGCGATGGACCACGACCGCAACGCCGTCGAGCGCCAGCACGAACTCCTGGTCGTGCGATGCGAGATCGCCGAGCTGCCAGCCCTCATCGAGTTCGGCGGCGGTCGGCCGCCGCGTCATCATCGCGATCTGCGCTTCACCGGCGACCAGGTCGGCGAAGCCCTGCGCGGTACTGCTGCCGGCGATCTCGACGACCAGCGGCTGACCGTCGCGAACGGCGTGGATCTCGGTCGTTGCCGGTGCCGCCTGCACGCGGCGGATGTCCTGATAGCCGATGTCGCGCAACCAGGCCTCGGCCACCGTCGGCACCAGTCGCGCACCCAGCGTCTGCGAACCGTGGATGCGCACCCGTTCGGTGTCCACCTGCAAATCCGCCTGCGCGTGCGCCATCGCGCATGTTCCAAGAAGCAGCAAACCCCACACAAACCGTGTGATACGTGACATCGCGCACGCCCCCAATGCGAAAACACGCAAGCATCGGGAGGTTCGATGACGTTCTTGTTACTACGTGCGAATTCTTGTTACAGCTGGTTACTCGCCTGTCCCAATCTGGCGGTTCGGATCCCCGATCCATCCACTCCATGATCCCTTGAACAACTTCGCACCCTTCAGGCCCGCATGCTCCATCGCCAGCAGCAGGTGGCAGGCAGTGACGCCTGAGCCGCACATCACCGCGACGTCACTGGCCGGGCGAGCAGCAATAAGCGTCGACAGTTCGCCGGCCAGCTCATCGGCTGGTCGAAAGCGACCCTCGCGCATGCTCAGTGCATAAGGCCGGTTGCGTGCGCCGGGCACGTGGCCGGCGACACGGTCGATCGGTTCGATGTCGCCGCGGAACCGCTCGTGCGCCCTGGCATCGATCAACATTCCGCCTTGGTCGAGGTGCGCCTGCACTGCGGCCGCATCGAGCAAACGGGATTCGTCGAACGTGCCGACGTAATTGGTCGGCGTCGGCTGCGGCACGTCGGAGTCGACCGGCAACCCTTGGGCCTGCCACTGCTCCCAGCCGCCGTCGAGCACGGCGACACGCTCGTGGCCAAGCATGCGCAACAGGAACCACATGCGTGCAGCCGCAAGCGCACCGTCACCGGCGTCGTAGGCCACGACCTGGGTCTGCGGGGTGATGCCCCAGCGACCGAGTGCGGCGAGGAAGTCGTCGAGTTGCGGCCAGGGGTGACGGCCGGCATCGATCTGCATGGCCGGCGCAGTACCCGGCGGCGCGGACAGGTCGCGTTCGAGATGCGCGTAGCGCGCACCAAGAATGTGCGCCTCGCGGTACGCCGCTTCGGCGGTGGCGGGATCGCCCAGCCTCGAGCGCGCATCGATCACGACCAGGTCACTGCGTCCCAGCGCGGACGCCAGCTCCGCGGCGGAAACCAACGTGCCCCAGTGTTGCGTCGTGCTCATGCGATGGCCTCCAGTCGTTGCCGCAGGTTGAACAGCATCGACGCGGTGGCGCCCCAGATGCGTTGCGCGGGATAGCGGTATTCCAGCACTTCGCGCGGGCGACCGCGGAAGTCGAGCGTATGCGTGGCCAGGTTGGCCGGATCGAGGAGGAATGACAGCGGCACCTCGAACACGTCGGCGACTTCGTTCGGGTCGGGACGGGCGACATAGTCGTCGTCGAGCAGCGCCACCACCGGTTGCACGCGGTAGCCGGTGATCGTGGCCAGTGGATCGAGGTAACCCAGCGGCGCGATCTGCGCCGCCGCCAGGCCGATCTCCTCGCAGGTTTCGCGCAAGGCGGTGGCGACGGCATCGGCGTCGTCGAGTTCGACGCGGCCTCCGGGAAAGCTGACCTGCCCCGCGTGCTGGCGCAGCGCATCGGTGCGACGTGTCAGCAGCACCTGCGTGCCGCCGCTGCGGGGGATCAGTCCGACCAGCACCGCCGCCGCGACAGACACCGTCCCGTCCGGGACCAGGTCGTGCAGCTCGGCGAGATTCCAGCCGGGCCCTTGTGGCGGCGACGGCAACGGATACAGCGCGGCCAACAGGCCGGGACAGTCAGGCAGAACCGGTCCGGCAGGCAGCGGCTTCACCCTCGTCTGTGCTCCCGTTCGGGCAAGGTGGTTTCCATCATGCGCAGGCGCTCGTCATCGTTCATCTGCGGCCAGCGCGCGATCTCGGCACTGGTGCGATGGCAGCCGCTGCACAGGCCTTCATCGTCGAGTGCGCAGACGCCGATGCACGGACTGAGCACGGCGCGGAAAAGAGTATTCATCAGCTGACAACCGTAAGGCGGGAGTGCACGGGTTTCAACCGTTGGATGGTTGTCGGGACCCATAAAGACATTGAGCCGGCACGAGGCCGGCTCAATGGGTGTTGCTGACAACGCCGTGGCCGCTATGCAGCCGCGGGTCAAATCATCACTTCACGCTGACCAGCTTCACTTCGAACTGGACGGCGACGTTCGGCGGGAACGGAGTGCGCGGGTCGGCGCCGTACGCCTTCTCCGGCGGCAGGGTGACTTCCCACTTCGAACCGGCCGGCATCTGCAGCAGTGCTTCGCGCATTGCGGCCATCTCGATCTCGCTGACCTTGATCGCCGGGATCGCCTGCGCCGGACGCGGCTGCTGCGGACGCTCGCCCCATGCGTAGGGACCAGCGACTTCCAGCTGCACCGTGTTGGCCTGGGTCGGCTTGGCGCCGGTGCCGGTCTCGATGACGCGGTACTGCACGCCGCTCGGAAGCGACTTCACGCCAGCCTTGGCCTTGTTGGCGGCGATGAAGCCGTCGCTCTTGGTCTTGTTGGTGGCGGCGGCCTTGTCCCACTCGGCCTTGGCCTTGGCCTGCTGGCGCTGCTGCATGTTCTGCACGGCGGTGCGCAGCTGGTCGACCGGAACGGCCGGCTGCTTCTTGCCGTAGCCGTCCTGCAGGCCCTTGATGATGGTGTTCACATCGACCTGCTCGCCGCTCTCCACGGAGTTGCGACCAAGGTCATAGCCGAGGGCATAGCTGAGCTTGCCTTTCTCGGTCGAAGTGTCCTGCGCGACGGCGTTGCCGGCGGTCAGTGCCAGGGCCGCAACGGCGGCAGCAATCAAACGCAACTTCATTCGGTGGAATCTCCGTGGTGGATCGAGGGGCGGGTTGGCCGCACCGTCTGTGTAAAGCCTGATGTGTGAAGCCCGCACCGGTCGAATCGGCCCGGATGGACGCGCTAGGATAACGGCGCCAAGGCTTAATCGCCACTGAGGCCGCCCTGCTCTGACAGCGCTCCTGGCCGGGAGTTCCGCAGAAGTCTTCGACGGCCCCAAACCGACCCCAGAAACTTTCCCAGTGACCCTCCGACATGTCTGAAACGCCCGTCCTGACTGCCGATCGTGGCGCCGTGCGCCTGATTACCGTGAACCGCCCCGACAAGCTGAATGCGCTCAACGCAGAGACCCTGGACGGCCTGCTGGCCGCCTTCGAGGCTGCCGAGGCCGCGCCGGAGGTCCGCTGCGTGGTCCTGACCGGGGCTGGATCCAAGGCTTTCGTGGCCGGCGCCGATATCTCCCAGATGAACACCCTGACTCCGGTGCAGGGTCGCGACTTCTCCCTGCGCGGGCAAAAGCTGATGCGCCG from Lysobacter arenosi encodes:
- a CDS encoding DcaP family trimeric outer membrane transporter, which gives rise to MRHDFAASSLAVAVAACAAFSSLPAQAQSTASAEQLKAELSQMRQQLQQQQQMMQRMQQRLDELESKEAAQASAAPAPTPAAPSAPLVASATGPTPEESRIHRPPSALPATAEPLPEGYVQLGDTGNLIKIDVVAQFDMMFDNKFMGAKDLFVPSSIPVQGQPFHDSDSRSNLSAKQSVFRLDFRRQTDYGLLKVVYKNNFFGSGSGDMPYNMQYLYGELEAKDYSLIAGYYLSAFTDIDAFPNTLDYEGPNSFTFKYTPQVRYSPIVYRAGEGKLTVPMSVEKPNADIAQIGDFETYSRIPDLTLGLRWETPDWHIQWANLFRDLGVQSAIGDEHRNTDAYATQLSFAAGLFDNDSVQAWASYGSGYANFLQDISGFGLDAAFNANTDLKAIDAGGWGLGYTHGWSDNVSSSASYGYLRIDPDEDMLIDPSLPKSTRFASLNLAWQFSERAMLGAEYLWGKNTDLNDNDGEAQRLQVTLRYDLNP
- a CDS encoding cation diffusion facilitator family transporter, giving the protein MDTRPEQRLLKLSIAITIVVGVVGIASGLLVNSDAIIFDGMYSLVDVVLTVASLSVSRLVAFEGSRRFQFGYWHLEPMVEAFGGATLALSCLYAAFTAIIGLTSGGNEVSYGLGAIWAGVLCIVGMGMSAYMRGHARRLGSNLLALDARAWLVSGSLSLALLLGFGVAVSMKRSGHEAWVPYIDPAILLCIALAMLAVPMRSTWRAIREVLQVAPGDLDREVKQVMDAVVAEHGFLEYSSHVAKVGRGRFVEILILVPADHQIGPIARVDAIRRDIAARLGADRPQFWLTIEFTGDRSWM
- a CDS encoding copper chaperone PCu(A)C → MNASRLRLGLLALLAALSSSSAFAAECTPVVRDGWVRMPPMAMPMMAGFGRIENPCAKPMTIVAVSSVAFGDVSLHETRVVDGVSRMRALPELRIGAGESAVLKPGGMHLMLMQPGATLKPGSKVAVEFALKDGGKLLGEFVVRSAGE
- a CDS encoding DUF4139 domain-containing protein — encoded protein: MKHPLSLLAPACLLAACSLAACSGSKAPADTGGAPAATQGATRQGADSGVATATRLTVYSGGYDQLAHSGVPQAGMPGYALVDRKLQRTLKQGENAITADDVPPSMDVEAASLRPLTDGIGIAGQRYVAALSGTDDVLAQAIGNKVTVEHTAGGSRQTDSGTLLSAGDGLTLALDDGSIKVIRNYDSFSLVDGQARLPRHAALQWTVTAPQAGDADFQLTYPMGGMAWRAEYLARLAKGDACQLALDGAALIANRSGVTFDDAAVSLVAGEPNVERIQVTGSRVTMDRMEMAAPAPAPPPEPTVRESGEYHAYDLPGRVRLAHGSNERVPLFAPRPSIACERAYVVEADGGGWVPPQPVIEPSFRGATGVLPVTTTVSIKNSREAGLGQPLPAGRVRAFVDGDFLGESMLPHTATGEEIRLQLGKAFDLRAKREPRDFRLDRAGRTITETIELTLTNGKKTAATIRVIEPLPRWSDWELVASSVPGNKKDAQHAQFEVPVPAEGEATLTYTVRYRWNKDVTP
- a CDS encoding enoyl-CoA hydratase/isomerase family protein; this translates as MIQTHSADGIVEIQLARAPVNALNPELCNQLTAAIGKAVADGAQGLILSGSPKVFSAGLDVPYLVSLGNDRDALMAAWESFFLAARTLAECPVPVVAAIGGHAPAGGCVLALCCDYRVMARSEDPAKPFRIGLNETQVGLVVPVGILRLMQRVVGIYQAERLVVAGEMVAADRAERLGLVDELVDIDEVVTRSREWLGSLLALPQRVMRQTRAIARADVVAALQPEQIQLPRFIDAWSDPATQAALQALVARLGK
- a CDS encoding substrate-binding domain-containing protein yields the protein MDTERVRIHGSQTLGARLVPTVAEAWLRDIGYQDIRRVQAAPATTEIHAVRDGQPLVVEIAGSSTAQGFADLVAGEAQIAMMTRRPTAAELDEGWQLGDLASHDQEFVLALDGVAVVVHRDNPVRRLDIAQLRRLFSGQIRDWREVGGRPGPVRLQMVTGANSARDLVDEQVMAGSAYGMSREHPDGPALLDAVAADPQAIGFITLRQRWGAGVKPLAIAEGGRAVAPTRLNVLSEDYPLTRRLYMYGSQMMGALSRSFALYAMGQHGQDAVASAGHLGVTLRPGYKPPSLFGPAEYKALIGNAMRLPLSLRFNFTGNNDSGVASSVYDSRSVRDIERLAAFMKLPVNQGRQLLVVGFADVGTSTSVAATMMMSNDRADLVAHELMALGLPVLHARGMGAQVPLKAPADSRARLRNERVEIWLL
- a CDS encoding sulfurtransferase encodes the protein MSTTQHWGTLVSAAELASALGRSDLVVIDARSRLGDPATAEAAYREAHILGARYAHLERDLSAPPGTAPAMQIDAGRHPWPQLDDFLAALGRWGITPQTQVVAYDAGDGALAAARMWFLLRMLGHERVAVLDGGWEQWQAQGLPVDSDVPQPTPTNYVGTFDESRLLDAAAVQAHLDQGGMLIDARAHERFRGDIEPIDRVAGHVPGARNRPYALSMREGRFRPADELAGELSTLIAARPASDVAVMCGSGVTACHLLLAMEHAGLKGAKLFKGSWSGWIGDPNRQIGTGE
- a CDS encoding FKBP-type peptidyl-prolyl cis-trans isomerase N-terminal domain-containing protein, which encodes MKLRLIAAAVAALALTAGNAVAQDTSTEKGKLSYALGYDLGRNSVESGEQVDVNTIIKGLQDGYGKKQPAVPVDQLRTAVQNMQQRQQAKAKAEWDKAAATNKTKSDGFIAANKAKAGVKSLPSGVQYRVIETGTGAKPTQANTVQLEVAGPYAWGERPQQPRPAQAIPAIKVSEIEMAAMREALLQMPAGSKWEVTLPPEKAYGADPRTPFPPNVAVQFEVKLVSVK